The genomic interval GCTCGCGCAGCAGCAGCACCCCGCCGTCGCTGCTCGCGTGCTCCGCGTCGAACCGGCCCACCACGGGCCGTCGTCCCAGCGGCGAAAACTCAAGCTGCGTCGCGCTACACTCTGTCTGCACAGGTCGGCCCTTTCTGTTGGCCCGTTTTGTCTTGCAACTCAACGGTTAACAGAAGTCAGCCGGCCTGTGCTCGTTTGAGTGGTGAGAAATCCAGGCTAGCGCCGCCAGCGCGAGCGAGATCGCCGCGCACGTCCACGGATCGAGCGCCCAGCGCGACGGCGCGTACGCGAGCGCGAGCGGGTGCAGCAGCGCGACCTCGAGCCCGAGCAGCAGGAAGTAGATCGGCGGCAGCGGGGCGAAGACCGCGAGCGCCAGCGGCACCACGCTCGGCAGAAGTCCGTACACGTCGACGTCGCTTGTCAGGTGCCAGGACGAGAAGAGGAGCGAGACGATCATCACCGACGAGCCGACCAGGAGCGGGATCTCGGGGCGGCGAAATCCCACGCGCGTCCGCGCCAGCAGGAAGGCCGCGAGCATTCCGATCTCGGTCAGCGCGCCGTGCGCCAGTCCCTCCGCAGGCCGGGAGGCGCCCCCGAGAATGGTCGCGACGATCACCGGGGGCGACAGGATCAGCACGAGCGCGCTGCTGCGCCGCGCAGCCTGGTGCAGGATCTCGGGCAGATCGGGCGAGGATTCCTGCACGACGGGCGAGAGGTTTCGCCAGAAGCGCTGGACCGTCTGTACGAGAGAACGGATGGGACGACCCTCCCGGCTGTCTATCGGCGGCCGGGCTGCCCGACTTCGCGATCCCCTTCTAGCTTCGCGGCGTGAACTTTCTCAGCTTGCGCTGCAGGCTCTGGCGGTGGAGTCCGAGCTGGCGCGCCGCGCGACTGATGTTGCCGTCGCAGGCCGCGAGCACCCACTCGACGTACTCGCGCTCGCGCCTCGCCAGCGTCTGCGAGTCCGCGCCCTTCTCCTCGCCGGTGGCGAGCCCCTTGCCGAGGAACGCCTGCAACAGATCCTCGACCTGCACCGGCTTGGTCAGATAGTCGAGTGCCCCGAGCTTCACCGCCTGCACCGCGGTCGCGATGCTCCCGTAGCCGGTGAGCACGACGATCCGGGTCTCCGGGCTGCGTTCGAGGATGATCGGAATCGCGTCGAGCCCGCTCTGCGCGCGGAGCCTGAGGTCCACGCTGGCGCAGGTGTACGCGAACGGCGGCAGCGCGCGCAGCGCGTCGAGATCGCCGACGCGATCCACGCTCCAGCCTCGCTCGCGGAACTCGAGCGAGAGCGTCTCCGCGAAGCGCTCGTCGTCGTCGACGATCAACAGGGAAGGCGACGTCGTCATGAAGCTCCTTGCAGGCGCAAATCACGCGCGACCGGCAGCACGAGGCGCGCGATCGCGCCGCCGCCCGGGGTGTCGTCGAGCTCGAGCCGACCGCCCACCGTCTCGGCCAGCGTGTAGGCGAAGTACAGCCCGAGCCCCACCCCGCTCGGCCGCGTGGTCACGAACGGCTCGCCGAGATGCGCGCGGACCAGCGCCGGCCAGCCCGGGCCGTGGTCGCGCACCTCGACCACGACACGGTCCTGTGTCATGGACACGTCGACCTCGAGCGGAGCTTCCGGCGAGCTCTCCTCGAGCGCGTTCTCGATCAGGTTCAGCACCGCCTGCGTGAACGCGACCGCCGGAAGCACCACGAGCGCCGGACCGCGTTCCCGCCGGAGGCGCAGCGGCACGGTCGGCTCCTCGGCGCGCAGGCCCGCGCAGACCTGCTCGACGAGATCCCCGACGTCGCCCGCCTCGAGTCGGAGGCCGTCGGGGCGAAGCTGCGAACCCGCCATCTGGCGCAGGATGTCGCCGCAGCGGAGCAGCGCCTCGCGAGCCTCGCCGAGCGACGGGTCCTCGCCGAGATCGAGCTTGCGGGCCAGCCGTTCGAGCCGCAGCATCGCCGTGTTCAGCGGCGTCGCGAACTCGTGCGAGAGTCCGGCCGCGAGTGCTCCCACCGCGCGGAGCCGATCGATGCGACCGCGCTCTTCGTCGCGCGCGCGGAGCTGGGCGCCGAGCGCGAGCAGCGTGTTCGAGAGCCAGGTGGTGAAGATCCAGAACACGCCGGCGACCAGGAACTGCGCGGGGAAGAGCACCGCCGGCGCGACCCGCGCGTTCTCGAGCCCGGGCGGCACGTGCCCGAACGCCTGCACGAGCGCGAGGCACCCGACCAGGCTCCAGAAGAACGCCAGCGAGACGCGCGCCTCGAGCAGGAGCGCGGCGAGCCCGGCATGGAAGAACAGCAGCGGGATCAGCGGATTCCACGCGCCGCCCGAGAGCGCGAGAAGCAGCGAGAGCGCCGCGATGTCCGCGAAGAGCTGCGCGCCGAGCTCGATCGGCGAGACGTTGCTGCCGCGGCGCAGACGACCCGCGGTCACCGCGTTCAGCAGCGCGAGCGCCACCACCACCGCGAGGAACGCGGGCACGCGCTCGGGCTCGAGGAGCTCGAAGCGCAGCGCGGGCAGGATCGACAGGAACTGCGCGCCGAGCGCGATCCAGCGCAGCCCGACCAGCCAGGCGAGCTTTGCGGCGTTGCCGTCGCCCAGCCGCGTGAGCGGCGGCTCGAGCAGGGCTAGCACCCTGTTCCTCATCGGGGACAGACTAGTGAACTAGGAGCAGGACAGTCCAAGGTCGGGGCATCGGTGGCCTCGGCGGCCGGGCCGGTCTCTCCTCGGGGGTCCCCTCGGGTGGGAACCCTCGACCCTCCTCGTCGAGGCCCGGCCCGGCCGCCGAGGCTGCGCACGCCGTGTTCTCAGCGCTGGCGTGGCTTGGTAGGCTGTGCGGATGCGGTCTTGGAAGTATGAGAAGGGGCTTCACGAACTCGGGAACGGCAGCTTCGCGTGGCTTCAGCCGGATGGGAGCTGGGGCTGGAGCAATGCGGGGCTGGTCTGCGACGGAGGGGAGTCGCTGCTGGTCGACACGCTCTTCGACCTGCGGCTGACGGCGGAGATGCTCGAGGCAATGCGCCGCGCAGCGCCGGCGGCGTCGCGAATCGGCACGCTCGTGAACACGCACGCGAACGGAGACCACTGCTACGGGAACTCGCTCGTCGCGGGCGCGCGGATCGTCGCCTCGCGCGCGAGCGCCGAGGAGATGGACGAGCTGCCGCCGGCGACGATGGCGGGCCTGATGAAGAGCGCCGCGGCTCTGGGTCCGGCCGGGGAGTTCCTCGCGCGCTGCTTCGGACCCTTCGAGTTCTCCGGCGTTCCCCACGCG from Deltaproteobacteria bacterium carries:
- a CDS encoding response regulator; this translates as MTTSPSLLIVDDDERFAETLSLEFRERGWSVDRVGDLDALRALPPFAYTCASVDLRLRAQSGLDAIPIILERSPETRIVVLTGYGSIATAVQAVKLGALDYLTKPVQVEDLLQAFLGKGLATGEEKGADSQTLARREREYVEWVLAACDGNISRAARQLGLHRQSLQRKLRKFTPRS
- a CDS encoding HAMP domain-containing histidine kinase; the protein is MRNRVLALLEPPLTRLGDGNAAKLAWLVGLRWIALGAQFLSILPALRFELLEPERVPAFLAVVVALALLNAVTAGRLRRGSNVSPIELGAQLFADIAALSLLLALSGGAWNPLIPLLFFHAGLAALLLEARVSLAFFWSLVGCLALVQAFGHVPPGLENARVAPAVLFPAQFLVAGVFWIFTTWLSNTLLALGAQLRARDEERGRIDRLRAVGALAAGLSHEFATPLNTAMLRLERLARKLDLGEDPSLGEAREALLRCGDILRQMAGSQLRPDGLRLEAGDVGDLVEQVCAGLRAEEPTVPLRLRRERGPALVVLPAVAFTQAVLNLIENALEESSPEAPLEVDVSMTQDRVVVEVRDHGPGWPALVRAHLGEPFVTTRPSGVGLGLYFAYTLAETVGGRLELDDTPGGGAIARLVLPVARDLRLQGAS